In one Methanocorpusculum vombati genomic region, the following are encoded:
- the uvrA gene encoding excinuclease ABC subunit UvrA: MKNLVIKGARQHNLQNITLELPRDKLIVVTGVSGSGKSTLAFDTIYAEGQRRYVESLSSYARQFLGIMNKPDVDSIEGLSPAISIEQKTTSKNPRSTVGTVTEIYDYLRLLYARIGVPYCPKHHVRIESRTPEQIADAITAEFPAGTMITIFAPVIRKKKGTYEQLFRDLNADGFTRVRVDGEIHRTDDEIKLARYVMHNIDIVVDRLDPADRSRLVEAIETALKRAEDGLVYAAAAGKPDAVYSARMACPICGLSFEELQPRMFSFNSPFGACPTCNGLGIQMKFDPELIIPDKTKSIADGAVAIYRNFLDGYRVQYLDAVAKHLGFTMMTPIEELTEEQYNGLMYGTDDTLKFTMASKNAEWSHHGQWEGLLPQTERLYRETKSEYRKEELEKFMRVLPCPECHGKRLKDHVLAVKINEKSIADITDLSIDDLIEFFNTLPLSEKETEIAKLILREIHSRLAFLQQVGLGYLTLSRSAGSLSGGEAQRIRLATQIGSNLMGVLYILDEPSIGLHQRDNQKLIATLKHLRDIGNTLIVVEHDEDTIRAADYVVDIGPGAGVHGGHVVAEGTPDEVASTPESITGQYLSGVQTIPVPTERRPAKKFIRINGCHENNLKNINAKIPMQTFTVVTGVSGSGKSTLIYDTLYQALMKEINNSRVTPGAYKELIFESEIDKVIVIDQSPIGRTPRSNPATYTKVFDDIRRLFAETKEAKLRGYDPGRFSFNLKGGRCEACSGDGVIKIEMNFLPDVYIECEECKGTRYNAETLEVKYKGKSIADVLNMSVDEALELFEHVPNIRAKLQTLADVGLGYIKLGQSSTTLSGGEAQRIKLTRELAKRATGKTVYLLDEPTTGLHFHDVKKLIGVLDSLVAKGNTVVVIEHNLDVIKCADYLIDLGPEGGKAGGKIIAEGTPEEVAKVKKSYTGQFLKKMLK; encoded by the coding sequence ATGAAAAACCTGGTCATTAAGGGTGCCCGCCAGCACAACCTGCAGAATATCACCCTGGAACTCCCGCGTGACAAATTAATCGTCGTCACCGGGGTCTCCGGATCCGGCAAATCCACCCTTGCCTTTGACACCATCTACGCCGAAGGACAGCGGCGGTATGTCGAATCCCTCTCCTCATACGCCCGTCAGTTCCTCGGCATCATGAACAAACCGGATGTTGACAGCATCGAAGGACTCTCCCCCGCAATATCCATCGAACAGAAAACCACCTCCAAAAATCCCCGATCCACGGTCGGAACCGTCACCGAGATCTACGACTACCTGCGTCTTCTCTACGCAAGAATCGGTGTTCCCTACTGCCCCAAACACCACGTCAGAATCGAATCCCGGACGCCCGAACAGATAGCAGACGCCATCACTGCCGAGTTCCCCGCGGGTACCATGATCACCATCTTTGCTCCTGTCATCCGCAAGAAAAAAGGAACCTACGAACAACTCTTCCGTGACCTCAACGCAGACGGATTCACCCGGGTACGGGTGGACGGCGAGATTCACCGAACCGACGACGAGATCAAACTCGCCCGCTACGTCATGCACAACATCGACATCGTCGTTGACCGGCTCGACCCTGCCGACCGCAGCCGTCTCGTCGAAGCGATCGAAACCGCACTCAAACGTGCCGAAGACGGACTCGTCTATGCAGCTGCCGCCGGAAAACCGGACGCCGTGTACTCCGCACGCATGGCATGCCCGATCTGCGGCCTCTCGTTTGAAGAACTTCAGCCCCGCATGTTCTCCTTTAACAGCCCGTTCGGCGCATGCCCGACCTGTAACGGTCTCGGTATCCAGATGAAGTTCGACCCGGAGTTAATCATCCCCGACAAAACCAAATCCATCGCGGACGGGGCGGTTGCCATCTACCGGAACTTCCTCGACGGCTACCGCGTCCAATATCTGGACGCCGTCGCCAAACATCTCGGCTTTACCATGATGACGCCGATTGAGGAACTCACCGAAGAGCAGTACAACGGTCTCATGTACGGAACGGACGACACGCTCAAGTTCACCATGGCCTCGAAAAACGCCGAGTGGTCACATCACGGCCAGTGGGAAGGCCTGCTGCCGCAAACCGAACGGCTCTACCGCGAAACCAAATCCGAGTACCGCAAAGAGGAACTCGAAAAGTTCATGCGGGTACTTCCCTGCCCCGAATGCCACGGAAAGCGACTTAAGGATCACGTGCTCGCCGTGAAGATCAACGAAAAGTCCATCGCGGACATTACGGATCTCTCCATCGACGATCTGATCGAGTTCTTCAACACCCTGCCGCTCTCCGAAAAGGAGACCGAGATTGCAAAACTCATCCTCCGCGAGATTCATTCCCGGCTTGCCTTCCTGCAGCAGGTCGGTCTCGGTTACCTCACCCTCTCCCGCAGTGCCGGAAGTCTCTCCGGCGGCGAGGCGCAGCGTATCCGGCTTGCGACGCAGATAGGATCGAATCTGATGGGCGTGTTGTACATCCTCGACGAACCGTCAATCGGTCTGCACCAGCGCGATAACCAGAAACTGATCGCAACGCTCAAACATCTCCGCGATATCGGCAACACGCTGATTGTGGTGGAGCATGACGAGGACACGATTCGTGCTGCCGATTACGTCGTCGATATCGGTCCGGGCGCCGGAGTACACGGCGGACATGTGGTCGCCGAAGGAACGCCCGACGAGGTCGCATCAACGCCTGAGTCAATTACGGGACAGTATCTCTCAGGCGTTCAGACGATCCCCGTTCCAACAGAGCGGCGGCCTGCGAAAAAGTTCATCCGAATCAACGGCTGCCACGAAAACAATCTGAAGAACATCAACGCAAAAATTCCGATGCAGACCTTCACGGTCGTGACAGGCGTGTCGGGTTCCGGCAAGTCCACGCTGATCTACGATACCCTCTATCAGGCGCTGATGAAAGAGATCAACAACTCCCGCGTGACGCCGGGAGCATACAAGGAACTGATCTTTGAGTCGGAGATAGACAAAGTGATCGTGATCGATCAGTCACCGATCGGCAGAACGCCGCGATCAAACCCGGCCACCTACACGAAGGTGTTCGATGACATCCGCAGACTGTTCGCCGAGACGAAGGAAGCAAAACTTCGCGGATATGATCCGGGACGGTTCTCGTTCAACCTGAAGGGCGGACGCTGCGAGGCATGTTCGGGCGACGGTGTGATCAAGATCGAGATGAACTTCCTGCCGGATGTGTACATCGAGTGCGAGGAGTGTAAAGGTACCCGCTATAACGCGGAGACCCTGGAGGTGAAGTACAAGGGCAAATCGATTGCGGATGTACTGAACATGAGCGTGGACGAGGCGCTGGAGTTGTTTGAGCACGTGCCCAATATCCGTGCGAAGCTCCAGACGCTGGCGGATGTGGGTCTCGGTTATATCAAGCTCGGCCAGAGTTCGACGACGCTTTCCGGCGGCGAGGCGCAGCGGATTAAGCTGACCCGCGAGCTGGCGAAACGGGCGACCGGAAAGACGGTGTATCTTCTGGACGAGCCGACAACCGGTCTGCACTTCCATGATGTGAAGAAGCTGATCGGTGTCCTTGACAGTCTTGTTGCGAAGGGCAACACGGTCGTTGTGATCGAGCACAATCTGGATGTTATCAAGTGTGCGGACTATCTCATCGATCTGGGACCGGAGGGCGGCAAGGCGGGCGGCAAGATCATCGCGGAAGGAACGCCCGAAGAGGTGGCAAAGGTGAAGAAGAGCTACACGGGACAGTTCCTGAAAAAGATGCTGAAATAA
- a CDS encoding lysophospholipid acyltransferase family protein: MKHLLWYRTVYKFARFCVTPFVRYGLSYRYEICNPKSPTYLIFCNHTTLWDHLLIGVPCPRHMFFVAGEHLFRKRWLRMIANFFVHPIIRRKGVPATEVVEVIKATLAAGANVWMSPEGVRSINGETAFISPATGKLVKESGAGLVTYQIHGGYLRSPRWAAVKRKGPMYGKFVAEYTREQLAEMTVDEINEAIRRDLYVNAFNDQKIRPAKYPGTRLAEDLETVLYVCPHCRGIAKLHSKDDRFFCDCGFSVRYNEYGLFAGEGDHHAPFDNVADWDKWQRGYLAEQLPELLQTPADTPIVADHDQRLYRIKDGAAEHLATGRFALFTDRFEFGEGEEARVFLFSDMAGFAFSLQMKILFSCKNGTYYEVQSDYPRSAIKYMVLYRYLTGKPYY, translated from the coding sequence ATGAAACACCTGCTGTGGTATCGGACCGTCTATAAATTTGCCAGATTTTGTGTAACCCCCTTCGTCCGGTATGGTCTATCCTACCGGTACGAGATCTGTAACCCGAAAAGTCCAACATATCTCATCTTCTGCAACCACACCACCCTCTGGGATCACCTGCTGATCGGCGTACCCTGTCCCCGCCACATGTTCTTCGTTGCCGGCGAACATCTGTTCCGCAAACGCTGGCTGAGAATGATCGCAAACTTTTTCGTACACCCCATCATCCGCCGAAAAGGTGTTCCGGCAACCGAGGTCGTCGAAGTCATCAAGGCTACCCTTGCAGCTGGAGCGAATGTCTGGATGTCGCCCGAAGGTGTGCGGTCCATCAACGGAGAAACCGCCTTCATCTCCCCTGCCACTGGAAAACTCGTAAAAGAAAGCGGGGCGGGTCTTGTCACCTACCAAATTCACGGAGGATACCTCCGCAGTCCCCGCTGGGCGGCAGTGAAGCGGAAAGGCCCCATGTATGGAAAGTTCGTCGCCGAGTATACCCGCGAGCAGCTTGCGGAGATGACGGTTGACGAGATCAACGAGGCAATCCGCCGCGATCTGTATGTAAATGCGTTCAATGATCAGAAAATCCGGCCCGCCAAGTATCCGGGAACCCGGCTTGCCGAGGATCTGGAAACGGTGCTCTACGTCTGTCCGCACTGCCGCGGGATTGCGAAACTGCACAGCAAAGATGACCGTTTCTTCTGTGACTGCGGTTTCTCCGTCCGGTACAACGAGTATGGTCTCTTCGCAGGCGAAGGGGATCACCATGCCCCGTTCGACAACGTTGCCGACTGGGACAAATGGCAGCGGGGATATCTGGCCGAACAGCTGCCGGAACTTTTGCAAACTCCGGCGGATACTCCGATCGTTGCTGATCATGATCAGCGGCTGTACCGGATAAAAGACGGGGCGGCGGAACATCTGGCAACCGGACGGTTTGCCCTGTTCACCGACCGGTTCGAGTTCGGGGAAGGGGAGGAAGCCCGGGTGTTTCTGTTTTCGGATATGGCGGGATTTGCCTTTTCGCTCCAGATGAAGATTCTCTTCTCCTGCAAAAACGGAACCTACTATGAAGTCCAGTCCGATTACCCGCGGTCGGCGATAAAGTACATGGTGCTCTACCGGTATCTGACCGGAAAGCCGTATTACTAA